A single window of Colletes latitarsis isolate SP2378_abdomen chromosome 11, iyColLati1, whole genome shotgun sequence DNA harbors:
- the Nfat gene encoding nuclear factor of activated T cells 3 isoform X1: protein MAPDLEKRRQELRRTNSGTLEQGHEHFQMLLQLHCVGNALIEPYRHGNNAGGRSSAVTGLVQRSTVSSSNRAHSATRRISHQQRQQQQQQQPRIPLGPLRNSDDHVSRANSAQDVCDNSNDSGLGFEERQQHLITANAWNGAGEEDSKRRKMDIKLESEDANFAFPEVAHNTSPESKTASRTTSNGIGLATISSNRNGTAGRVVDVPRSRPGMGVLSKRPPSAHQGPITLTSQLCSASADGKAQLQIICQPEQQHRARYQTEGSRGAVKDRTGNGFPIVRLVGYDKPATLQVFIGTDLGRVAPHMFYQACRVSGKNSTPCIERKIDGTIVIEVDMDPTKDMLITCDCVGILKERNVDVEHRFPQEAGILQGRSKKKSTRCRMVFRTAITHSDGTTETLQVCSQPIVCTQPPGIPEICKKSLTSCPCTGGLELFILGKNFLKDTRVVFQLDNDDLSSSLEPHWECAVLPDKEFLQQTHLVCVVPAYRRQDLAPSETVSVKLYAMSSGKTSEPHTFLYTAVSTPPEPSVGKVEPITPPLSTTNGETTLATSPAAVSLTTGVAPNTLITQAAAGTPNFLSSIQPQQQPSQTTEALKNDPSPPPVTASSQVSSVMMWATQSSSCQNSPPDVMMPPPALVANPLLNRRSSSNLQLILPDNLKTEVLDENSENSMISENSMQSIPTPTANGSTGTSPLQQLVTDTSRETSQTNMIRSVPVAANSSPVQEAVNLLEVVDMMRNQHSLTMVTAHQNTFGGMHESSQAKVLSPHHINKDTNPILPTEGSPNGSLQGGGVVDLRMKHHQSEFGTLSNFTASPNGQPLPAQSGHSLEKYLNDIESNVKEVDNQENGYVANIQQRASIIASGRQPQQGQSSNMLAPATSGVKLDTLVNSAAETHQLVSSLRTVNPNSSTLMTHVNAVSDHETIPSPQQTRTSPPIPVKTMLLEALMPPQTVQPMASNVAPSVSPPASVVQEQTAGDNLLTTINAALMPSMQEPPATATGTSNATVTVSAHNPLQVTNETMSTTADHIPQIQGLIQSDVVAMQQVQQVEQVVAQAQQQVEQVVAQAQQQAVQAVQQAQQQVVQHVVQHAQVVQQAVQQVQAAQQVQAVPAVQQAVQQATQEAVQQAVQQATQEVVQQVQAVQQAVQQAQAAQAMQQAVQQDIGSMLSQPAGFVAEASSALASGAAQEPSQQRLTTAAEQAINNVITNATQDIINNRPITTTTAHAIIATKNILNSVATQSAQLMNTAMEGILPKSPSSQNNIVEQVTSKSPPVALPVTPNRQNVNPPIANAPNNAGGTTIRKQEDGMLPQELTSMSEHDLLSYINPSCFDQSGFLM, encoded by the exons GTAACAATGCAGGCGGAAGATCGTCAGCGGTGACAGGATTGGTACAAAGAAGTACTGTCAGTTCGAGTAACCGCGCCCACTCCGCCACCAGGAGGATCAGTCATCAGCAACGtcagcaacaacagcaacaacaacccAGGATACCCTTGGGACCCTTACGGAACTCGGATGACCACGTGTCAAGAGCGAATTCGGCACAGGACGTTTGCGACAATTCGAACGACTCTGGACTTGGCTTCGAGGAACGACAACAACATCTCATCACCGCAAAC GCTTGGAACGGCGCCGGCGAGGAGGACTCGAAGAGGAGGAAGATGGACATCAAGCTCGAGTCCGAGGACGCAAACTTCGCTTTCCCCGAGGTTGCGCACAATACTAGTCCCGAGAGCAAAACGGCCAGCAGAACCACGTCGAACGGCATAGGGTTGGCCACGATCTCCAGCAACAGAAACGGGACCGCTGGAAGGGTCGTCGACGTACCCAGATCTCGTCCAGGCATGGGTGTCCTCAGCAAAAGACCGCCATCAGCCCACCAAGGACCCATCACCCTCACCTCCCAACTGT GTAGCGCTTCCGCGGATGGCAAAGCCCAGTTGCAAATCATCTGCCAGCCGGAGCAGCAGCATCGGGCCAGATATCAGACTGAGGGCTCCAGAGGAGCAGTCAAAGATCGCACAGGAAACGGGTTTCCAATCGTGCGTTTGGTCGGTTACGACAAACCGGCGACGCTCCAAGTTTTCATAGGCACGGATCTCGGTCGTGTCGCGCCCCATATGTTCTATCAAGCTTGTCGCGTGAGCGGCAAGAACTCGACTCCTTGTATCGAGCGGAAAATCGACGGTACCATCGTCATCGAGGTGGACATGGACCCGACGAAGGACATGCTGATCACCTGCGACTGCGTGGGAATTCTGAAAGAACGGAACGTCGACGTGGAGCACAGATTTCCACAGGAGGCTGGTATCCTTCAAGGACGCAGTAAAAAGAAGTCGACTCGTTGCCGCATGGTCTTTCGCACGGCGATCACCCATTCGGATGGTACCACGGAGACTTTGCAAGTCTGCTCTCAACCAATAGTTTGCA CCCAACCACCTGGCATCCCGGAGATCTGTAAGAAGTCACTCACGTCTTGTCCATGCACCGGTGGTTTGGAACTATTCATTCTCGGAAAGAACTTCCTGAAAGACACTCGCGTGGTGTTTCAATTAGATAACGACGATTTATCGAGTAGCTTAGAGCCGCACTGGGAGTGCGCAGTCTTACCCGACAAAGAGTTCCTGCAACAAACGCATCTGGTGTGCGTCGTACCCGCTTACAGAAGGCAAGATCTGGCGCCCTCGGAAACGGTCAGTGTCAAATTGTACGCAATGTCCTCTGGTAAAACCAGCGAGCCTCACACGTTTCTCTACACCGCTGTGTCCACGCCACCCGAGCCATCGGTGGGTAAAGTCGAGCCCATAACTCCACCTCTTTCCACCACGAATGGCGAAACTACCCTTGCGACGTCCCCTGCAGCAGTATCTCTAACTACGGGTGTAGCACCTAACA CTCTGATAACCCAAGCAGCAGCAGGAACGCCGAATTTCTTATCCAGCATACAACCACAGCAACAGCCATCTCAGACGACAGAAGCTCTTAAAAACGATCCGAGCCCACCACCGGTAACAGCGTCTTCTCAAGTATCCTCGGTCATGATGTGGGCCACTCAGAGTTCGAGTTGTCAAAATTCACCGCCTGACGTGATGATGCCACCACCAGCGTTGGTAGCGAATCCGCTTCTGAATCGTAGATCATCGTCGAACCTTCAATTGATACTGCCAGACAATTTGAAGACAGAAGTCCTAGATGAAAATAGCGAAAACAGTATGATTAGCGAAAACAGTATGCAAAGCATACCCACGCCCACCGCGAACGGCTCGACTGGAACAAGTCCGTTGCAGCAGCTGGTTACCGATACATCTAGGGAAACGTCGCAGACTAACATGATCAGATCAGTTCCCGTCGCAGCGAACAGCTCGCCTGTCCAGGAAGCGGTTAATCTCCTCGAAGTTGTCGATATGATGCGGAATCAGCATTCCTTGACGATGGTGACGGCGCATCAAAATACATTCGGAGGTATGCACGAATCGTCTCAAGCCAAAGTTCTAAGTCCTCATCATATCAACAAAGACACTAACCCGATATTGCCGACAGAAGGCAGTCCTAACGGGAGTCTTCAGGGTGGCGGTGTCGTTGATCTTCGAATGAAACACCATCAATCGGAGTTTGGAACTCTGTCGAACTTTACCGCATCGCCTAACGGACAACCGTTACCCGCACAAAGTGGCCATAGCTTGGAGAAGTACCTAAACGATATCGAATCGAACGTTAAAGAGGTCGATAATCAGGAGAACGGCTACGTAGCCAACATACAGCAACGAGCGTCCATTATCGCCTCAGGACGGCAACCGCAACAGGGACAATCTTCCAACATGCTAGCCCCTGCCACTTCAGGCGTAAAGTTAGATACTCTCGTTAATTCCGCCGCGGAAACTCATCAGCTGGTGTCGTCGCTTCGTACCGTTAACCCTAACAGCAGTACCCTGATGACTCACGTGAACGCGGTCAGCGATCACGAAACAATCCCAAGTCCCCAACAGACTAGAACTAGCCCGCCAATCCCGGTAAAGACTATGCTACTCGAAGCCTTGATGCCGCCTCAAACCGTTCAGCCTATGGCGTCAAATGTAGCACCGTCCGTTTCGCCTCCCGCGTCGGTGGTGCAGGAGCAGACCGCTGGTGACAATTTACTTACAACCATCAACGCTGCCCTGATGCCGTCGATGCAGGAGCCGCCAGCCACCGCAACCGGTACGTCAAACGCTACCGTCACTGTGTCAGCCCATAATCCATTACAAGTAACGAACGAGACTATGTCGACAACGGCTGATCACATTCCTCAAATTCAAGGTCTCATTCAGTCGGACGTTGTAGCGATGCAACAAGTCCAGCAAGTGGAACAAGTTGTAGCACAGGCACAGCAGCAAGTTGAACAGGTTGTTGCTCAGGCGCAGCAACAAGCTGTTCAAGCTGTCCAGCAAGCGCAACAACAAGTCGTTCAACACGTTGTGCAGCATGCACAGGTTGTTCAACAGGCTGTACAACAGGTGCAAGCGGCACAACAAGTTCAGGCTGTGCCTGCAGTTCAGCAGGCTGTACAGCAAGCCACCCAGGAAGCGGTACAACAAGCGGTGCAACAAGCGACCCAGGAAGTGGTGCAGCAGGTTCAAGCTGTTCAGCAAGCGGTGCAGCAAGCGCAAGCAGCCCAAGCAATGCAACAGGCGGTACAGCAAGACATTGGTTCGATGTTGAGCCAACCGGCTGGTTTCGTTGCAGAGGCCAGCTCCGCTCTTGCGAGCGGAGCAGCACAGGAACCGTCGCAGCAACGATTGACCACTGCTGCGGAACAGGCAATTAATAATGTAATTACTAATGCGACTcaagatattattaataatCGACCTATTACCACGACAACGGCACACGCTATCATCGCGACGAAGAACATATTAAATAGCGTGGCCACTCAAAGTGCCCAATTAATGAACACTGCTATGGAAGGCATTTTGCCTAAATCTCCTTCTAGCCAGAACAACATTGTCGAACAAGTTACGAGTAAGTCACCGCCGGTTGCCTTACCCGTAACACCTAATAGACAAAACGTGAATCCGCCTATAGCGAATGCACCCAATAACGCGGGTGGAACGACAATTAGAAAGCAAGAGGACGGTATGCTGCCTCAGGAGCTTACGTCGATGTCGGAGCATGATCTTTTGAGCTACATAAATCCCAGCTGTTTCGATCAGAGCGGTTTTCTTATGTAG
- the Nfat gene encoding nuclear factor of activated T cells 3 isoform X3 — MLLKGRLSEKKNRRYHGKNTKATAGNNAGGRSSAVTGLVQRSTVSSSNRAHSATRRISHQQRQQQQQQQPRIPLGPLRNSDDHVSRANSAQDVCDNSNDSGLGFEERQQHLITANAWNGAGEEDSKRRKMDIKLESEDANFAFPEVAHNTSPESKTASRTTSNGIGLATISSNRNGTAGRVVDVPRSRPGMGVLSKRPPSAHQGPITLTSQLCSASADGKAQLQIICQPEQQHRARYQTEGSRGAVKDRTGNGFPIVRLVGYDKPATLQVFIGTDLGRVAPHMFYQACRVSGKNSTPCIERKIDGTIVIEVDMDPTKDMLITCDCVGILKERNVDVEHRFPQEAGILQGRSKKKSTRCRMVFRTAITHSDGTTETLQVCSQPIVCTQPPGIPEICKKSLTSCPCTGGLELFILGKNFLKDTRVVFQLDNDDLSSSLEPHWECAVLPDKEFLQQTHLVCVVPAYRRQDLAPSETVSVKLYAMSSGKTSEPHTFLYTAVSTPPEPSVGKVEPITPPLSTTNGETTLATSPAAVSLTTGVAPNTLITQAAAGTPNFLSSIQPQQQPSQTTEALKNDPSPPPVTASSQVSSVMMWATQSSSCQNSPPDVMMPPPALVANPLLNRRSSSNLQLILPDNLKTEVLDENSENSMISENSMQSIPTPTANGSTGTSPLQQLVTDTSRETSQTNMIRSVPVAANSSPVQEAVNLLEVVDMMRNQHSLTMVTAHQNTFGGMHESSQAKVLSPHHINKDTNPILPTEGSPNGSLQGGGVVDLRMKHHQSEFGTLSNFTASPNGQPLPAQSGHSLEKYLNDIESNVKEVDNQENGYVANIQQRASIIASGRQPQQGQSSNMLAPATSGVKLDTLVNSAAETHQLVSSLRTVNPNSSTLMTHVNAVSDHETIPSPQQTRTSPPIPVKTMLLEALMPPQTVQPMASNVAPSVSPPASVVQEQTAGDNLLTTINAALMPSMQEPPATATGTSNATVTVSAHNPLQVTNETMSTTADHIPQIQGLIQSDVVAMQQVQQVEQVVAQAQQQVEQVVAQAQQQAVQAVQQAQQQVVQHVVQHAQVVQQAVQQVQAAQQVQAVPAVQQAVQQATQEAVQQAVQQATQEVVQQVQAVQQAVQQAQAAQAMQQAVQQDIGSMLSQPAGFVAEASSALASGAAQEPSQQRLTTAAEQAINNVITNATQDIINNRPITTTTAHAIIATKNILNSVATQSAQLMNTAMEGILPKSPSSQNNIVEQVTSKSPPVALPVTPNRQNVNPPIANAPNNAGGTTIRKQEDGMLPQELTSMSEHDLLSYINPSCFDQSGFLM; from the exons GTAACAATGCAGGCGGAAGATCGTCAGCGGTGACAGGATTGGTACAAAGAAGTACTGTCAGTTCGAGTAACCGCGCCCACTCCGCCACCAGGAGGATCAGTCATCAGCAACGtcagcaacaacagcaacaacaacccAGGATACCCTTGGGACCCTTACGGAACTCGGATGACCACGTGTCAAGAGCGAATTCGGCACAGGACGTTTGCGACAATTCGAACGACTCTGGACTTGGCTTCGAGGAACGACAACAACATCTCATCACCGCAAAC GCTTGGAACGGCGCCGGCGAGGAGGACTCGAAGAGGAGGAAGATGGACATCAAGCTCGAGTCCGAGGACGCAAACTTCGCTTTCCCCGAGGTTGCGCACAATACTAGTCCCGAGAGCAAAACGGCCAGCAGAACCACGTCGAACGGCATAGGGTTGGCCACGATCTCCAGCAACAGAAACGGGACCGCTGGAAGGGTCGTCGACGTACCCAGATCTCGTCCAGGCATGGGTGTCCTCAGCAAAAGACCGCCATCAGCCCACCAAGGACCCATCACCCTCACCTCCCAACTGT GTAGCGCTTCCGCGGATGGCAAAGCCCAGTTGCAAATCATCTGCCAGCCGGAGCAGCAGCATCGGGCCAGATATCAGACTGAGGGCTCCAGAGGAGCAGTCAAAGATCGCACAGGAAACGGGTTTCCAATCGTGCGTTTGGTCGGTTACGACAAACCGGCGACGCTCCAAGTTTTCATAGGCACGGATCTCGGTCGTGTCGCGCCCCATATGTTCTATCAAGCTTGTCGCGTGAGCGGCAAGAACTCGACTCCTTGTATCGAGCGGAAAATCGACGGTACCATCGTCATCGAGGTGGACATGGACCCGACGAAGGACATGCTGATCACCTGCGACTGCGTGGGAATTCTGAAAGAACGGAACGTCGACGTGGAGCACAGATTTCCACAGGAGGCTGGTATCCTTCAAGGACGCAGTAAAAAGAAGTCGACTCGTTGCCGCATGGTCTTTCGCACGGCGATCACCCATTCGGATGGTACCACGGAGACTTTGCAAGTCTGCTCTCAACCAATAGTTTGCA CCCAACCACCTGGCATCCCGGAGATCTGTAAGAAGTCACTCACGTCTTGTCCATGCACCGGTGGTTTGGAACTATTCATTCTCGGAAAGAACTTCCTGAAAGACACTCGCGTGGTGTTTCAATTAGATAACGACGATTTATCGAGTAGCTTAGAGCCGCACTGGGAGTGCGCAGTCTTACCCGACAAAGAGTTCCTGCAACAAACGCATCTGGTGTGCGTCGTACCCGCTTACAGAAGGCAAGATCTGGCGCCCTCGGAAACGGTCAGTGTCAAATTGTACGCAATGTCCTCTGGTAAAACCAGCGAGCCTCACACGTTTCTCTACACCGCTGTGTCCACGCCACCCGAGCCATCGGTGGGTAAAGTCGAGCCCATAACTCCACCTCTTTCCACCACGAATGGCGAAACTACCCTTGCGACGTCCCCTGCAGCAGTATCTCTAACTACGGGTGTAGCACCTAACA CTCTGATAACCCAAGCAGCAGCAGGAACGCCGAATTTCTTATCCAGCATACAACCACAGCAACAGCCATCTCAGACGACAGAAGCTCTTAAAAACGATCCGAGCCCACCACCGGTAACAGCGTCTTCTCAAGTATCCTCGGTCATGATGTGGGCCACTCAGAGTTCGAGTTGTCAAAATTCACCGCCTGACGTGATGATGCCACCACCAGCGTTGGTAGCGAATCCGCTTCTGAATCGTAGATCATCGTCGAACCTTCAATTGATACTGCCAGACAATTTGAAGACAGAAGTCCTAGATGAAAATAGCGAAAACAGTATGATTAGCGAAAACAGTATGCAAAGCATACCCACGCCCACCGCGAACGGCTCGACTGGAACAAGTCCGTTGCAGCAGCTGGTTACCGATACATCTAGGGAAACGTCGCAGACTAACATGATCAGATCAGTTCCCGTCGCAGCGAACAGCTCGCCTGTCCAGGAAGCGGTTAATCTCCTCGAAGTTGTCGATATGATGCGGAATCAGCATTCCTTGACGATGGTGACGGCGCATCAAAATACATTCGGAGGTATGCACGAATCGTCTCAAGCCAAAGTTCTAAGTCCTCATCATATCAACAAAGACACTAACCCGATATTGCCGACAGAAGGCAGTCCTAACGGGAGTCTTCAGGGTGGCGGTGTCGTTGATCTTCGAATGAAACACCATCAATCGGAGTTTGGAACTCTGTCGAACTTTACCGCATCGCCTAACGGACAACCGTTACCCGCACAAAGTGGCCATAGCTTGGAGAAGTACCTAAACGATATCGAATCGAACGTTAAAGAGGTCGATAATCAGGAGAACGGCTACGTAGCCAACATACAGCAACGAGCGTCCATTATCGCCTCAGGACGGCAACCGCAACAGGGACAATCTTCCAACATGCTAGCCCCTGCCACTTCAGGCGTAAAGTTAGATACTCTCGTTAATTCCGCCGCGGAAACTCATCAGCTGGTGTCGTCGCTTCGTACCGTTAACCCTAACAGCAGTACCCTGATGACTCACGTGAACGCGGTCAGCGATCACGAAACAATCCCAAGTCCCCAACAGACTAGAACTAGCCCGCCAATCCCGGTAAAGACTATGCTACTCGAAGCCTTGATGCCGCCTCAAACCGTTCAGCCTATGGCGTCAAATGTAGCACCGTCCGTTTCGCCTCCCGCGTCGGTGGTGCAGGAGCAGACCGCTGGTGACAATTTACTTACAACCATCAACGCTGCCCTGATGCCGTCGATGCAGGAGCCGCCAGCCACCGCAACCGGTACGTCAAACGCTACCGTCACTGTGTCAGCCCATAATCCATTACAAGTAACGAACGAGACTATGTCGACAACGGCTGATCACATTCCTCAAATTCAAGGTCTCATTCAGTCGGACGTTGTAGCGATGCAACAAGTCCAGCAAGTGGAACAAGTTGTAGCACAGGCACAGCAGCAAGTTGAACAGGTTGTTGCTCAGGCGCAGCAACAAGCTGTTCAAGCTGTCCAGCAAGCGCAACAACAAGTCGTTCAACACGTTGTGCAGCATGCACAGGTTGTTCAACAGGCTGTACAACAGGTGCAAGCGGCACAACAAGTTCAGGCTGTGCCTGCAGTTCAGCAGGCTGTACAGCAAGCCACCCAGGAAGCGGTACAACAAGCGGTGCAACAAGCGACCCAGGAAGTGGTGCAGCAGGTTCAAGCTGTTCAGCAAGCGGTGCAGCAAGCGCAAGCAGCCCAAGCAATGCAACAGGCGGTACAGCAAGACATTGGTTCGATGTTGAGCCAACCGGCTGGTTTCGTTGCAGAGGCCAGCTCCGCTCTTGCGAGCGGAGCAGCACAGGAACCGTCGCAGCAACGATTGACCACTGCTGCGGAACAGGCAATTAATAATGTAATTACTAATGCGACTcaagatattattaataatCGACCTATTACCACGACAACGGCACACGCTATCATCGCGACGAAGAACATATTAAATAGCGTGGCCACTCAAAGTGCCCAATTAATGAACACTGCTATGGAAGGCATTTTGCCTAAATCTCCTTCTAGCCAGAACAACATTGTCGAACAAGTTACGAGTAAGTCACCGCCGGTTGCCTTACCCGTAACACCTAATAGACAAAACGTGAATCCGCCTATAGCGAATGCACCCAATAACGCGGGTGGAACGACAATTAGAAAGCAAGAGGACGGTATGCTGCCTCAGGAGCTTACGTCGATGTCGGAGCATGATCTTTTGAGCTACATAAATCCCAGCTGTTTCGATCAGAGCGGTTTTCTTATGTAG